The sequence TAATTAAactaagataattttaattagagtaagatatgATAATTctcttttcaaattaaaattgtcacattaGTGGTGGGCAtattatgcttgcccacggtgagtaggtgatcggttctgataGATTAATAGTATTATAAATGAACGTCATATATTCttttttaattgataaaaaaaattatgacaaATTTTCGTGATAATAGAGAttagtaaataaatatttaaattaagggattaataattaaatattcaaatgaTCAACTTTTTCGTTTTATGCGTTCGAGCAATGAAAGTATCAAACTTTCACATGAACCCAAAATTTCAGGTATTTGACATTGATGTGGTCTCACGTGCAATCGGTGCAATCGAGTCGTACAGGACCCAAATCTTTATTCATATGAAGATACAATCTTTTGGTTGCACTATGCAACGGGTTTCACCGGAGTTTTTATACTTGAGCATTAAAGTATTGAATGAAGCAAATTATTATTCCCTCCATTCCATTGGAAAGAAATTGCTCAAATTTCGTACTACTACTTGGAACAGGTCAATGACTTGAGACTTTAGTCGACCCAGTTGATCTCTGACCCacacttctttcttcttcccatagaAGAGTTTATGAACTGTATTCGATTTGGGCACTTTTCTGCTCGATGATTTTCCAGCAAATTCAACAGTTTGCTAGACAATCCAGCTGAAAATAGTTCTCTTTCATATTTATTTACGAAATATTTGGGTCAAAATTTGAAGATCCATCGAGTCAACTGTTGAGGTCGATCAAGTCAACTGATACAGAGACATGCGATCCGGTGCTAATCCGCCGTCAAGGCTTGCACCGCCGGCCAAAATCGACGCGATTGGTCTAGAGCCTGATGTTAAAGCGATAACGGAGCGCCTGTTTACAGATTCAAAGGAACTCCACTTCATTCCGATCGTCGGCACCGGCGGAATCGGTAAAACCACTTTGGCTCAAACTATTTATCACGATCCATTAATCGTAGGTAAATTCGATATTCGTGCTTGGGTCACAGTGTCTCAGGATTATAGTTTTGGCGATATTTTTAAGAATTTGCTTATTTCCATGAAAGAATTTGTGAGAGAGGAAACATCCGGACTAAGCAATCATGAAATGGCTGAGAAAGTGTATCAAACCTTGATAGGTAGGAGATATTTGATTGTGATAGATGATATGTGGAGCGAAAAAACTTGGGATGAAGTGAGGAATTATTTTCCCGATAGAGGTGACGGAAGTCGCATCATTTTGACTACGAGGCTAGAGGATGTGGCTGCTCGTGCTGATTCTTCGAAGAAATTTCATGAGATGAAGTTTTTGGGGGATGATGATAGTTGGGATTTGCTTAAGAAGGAGGTGTTCAAAGGGAGAAGCTATCCTCCCACATTGGAAAAGATAGGAAGGAAGATTGCGAAGAGCTGTGGAGGATTGCCTCTTGCGATTGTTGTGATTGCAGGGCTTTTGTCCGAGGTCAGTCGAACTGAAGCCGACTGGGAGCAGATTGCAAACAACATAAATCTAGCCATCACTGCAGAGGAAGAGAAGTATGCTGCAATACTATCTTTGAGTTATACCAATTTGCCTCATCATTTGAGGCATTGTTTCTTGTACATGGGAGCTTTTCCGGAGGATTACGAGATTCCTGTCTCAAATTTGGTGAAATTGTGGGTAGCTGAGGGCTTTGTGCAATCAACATTGACCAAATCCCCTGAAGAAGTAGCAGAGGGGTTTTTGATGGATCTCATAAAGAGGAATCTTGTTCTGGTCAAGAAGAGGAAGTCCAATGGCGGAATCAAGAGCTGTGGCGTTCATGATCTGCTGCGCGACTTGTGCTTGGTGAGATCCTTGGAAGAGAACTTTCTTCTGTATTTCATGGGTAAGTTTGTTCTTCCTGAGATTTTCGAAGATCAACTCCGTATTAGTGTATCTTATTCTGATAATCTGCTAGAGATAGATGGCTCAACCATCCAAACTATCATATGCTACCAAAGAAGTAAAATAGGCTCATTGGAGAAATTTAGATTGCTTAGCATATTGGATATGGTGAAAGCTGATCTCCCAAATCATGTGTTTGAGCTGCTCCATTTAAAGCATGTTGCCTTGAGCTCGCCTACCGTGATTCCTTCATCAATATCAAGCCTTCGAAATCTTGAAACCTTGATTGTTTATCCAACAAAGCCATGTATGGTGACTTTGCCGGATGAAATATGGAAGATGTCGCGTTTAAGACATCTCATCTCCTCCTCATTTCATCCCTTACCCCGTCTAGATGGAGAAACTCCTCCTTTAGAAAACTTGCATACGCTTTCACTTGTAACAAACTTCGTATGCAGTGAAAGGATGGTGGAAATGATTCCAAATGTTAAGAAGTTGGGAATATGCTACATAGAAGGGAAGCTTGACGATGAATATCATCTAGAAAATCTTCAACGTTTAGATAAACTTGAGAAATTAAAAATGGAGATATGTAGTGATTTCTCTCTGAGGCCAAGTTTGAATCCTGTTTTCCCTGAGGCGTTGAAGAAGTTAACCTTGAGCGGTTGGCATCATCCTTGGGAAGATTTGAGTATTGTTGGTTCATTGCCTAATCTTCAAGTGCTCAAATTGAGAAACTATGCTTGTGACGGAAGCATTTGGAAAACAAGTGAGGGAGAATTTGAAGAGCTGGAATTTCTTCTGATTGATGAATGCAATCTTGAAGAATGGTTGATGGACAGCAGCCACTTTCCAAAGCTCAAGAGTCTAGTACTTCAACGGTGTCCTTCTCTTGCAGAGATTCCAGATGATTTTGGATACATTCCGACACTTGAACTGATTGAGGTTGATGGGCGGAACAAATCTCTCGTGGAGTCGGCCAAAAGGATACAAAATGAACAAGAAACGGAGTATGAAAATTACAGCATTCAAGTTCGTTATTGATGTTCTCTTTCAACTCATCAGGTTAGTCATTGACTCATGTCTTGCCGAATTCAAATCAACTTTTCATTCACGAGCTATCTTTCTTATAATTGCAATTTAGTTTGCAGGCGTTAAGGGCATCCACATTGGGGCGCGGACACCGGCCCGGGCTGGCGCTTGTACCGTACAACCAGGTTGCACTGTTTATAGTGTACAAGAAATAGAAAactaaatgtagcttcactatttatagtgtactacacattgtacaGAATCTTTCATTTTTCAGGGTGGGATTCAATGTAATAACAACTAAATATAACTTCATTATTTAATCTACATATACATttaaaataaggataaaatagaaaaaataattattgtaatgttttttAAGTTATTGTGTTTTTTAATAAATGTAATTTgaagttgttaaatttaatgttaattttaattaaaaataacattaaaattaaatacgaaaTAAAAATCAAGATTTAAGAGCCCCGCTCTCCAATATAAGGTGTTGGTTCCAAAATGGTGGGGACCATTTTTAAGAGTCAAGGTTGGCTCACGGGTGCTCTAATTAATTTGTATCATCGACCGCGAGCTTGCTGATTGGAAAACCAAGCATTTTAGCCTAACTATTGCATACGTTGAAGCAAGattaaatgatgattttgattgGTTCAGTTATGATGTGTGATTTTCTCGTGGAATCTGGTTGTTGGATTTCAAGAAGTAGTTGCCACTTTTCTTGTAAAAGATTCTCGTTAGAATTTATATTTACTTCCATTTCAAATTTAATCCGGTCGTTGGATTCCAAGAAATAGTTGTCACTTTTCTTCTAAAAGATTCTCGTtagaatttcttcttcttcttcgacaACATTTTGATAAAACAAATACTCCCTTCATTGTGTGTGTGTTGACCAAGCGGTAAGAAGTTAATGCCCAAGGTCAAAGGTTTTGGATTTGAGTTTCCTGTAgtgcgatctttaaatttctttatgtCATACtggtaatttatatataaaaaaaaaaactcccttcattcacaaaaaaattgacaaactatatATAGTTattggttttaataaaatgattggtaAGGTTGGTAAGTGGAGTAATATATGGTCTCAGTCTCACTACAAACATAGTTTTAAACTAAATGGTTATAAATTGAGTTGTTAAGAAGAGTAATAGTTCCATTAATGACAATTTTCTAAATAATGGGAACTAAAGGTTAATAAGGTGGTGAGTTGTGTAAACTATACTCCTGTAAATAGAcgtatagtaataatttttttcgGAACGAATAAATTATGATAAATTTTTAGTGGATCGAGTGATTATATTGTAATAAATAATCTTTTGGGGGTTTCTTTTGAAATGCTCGTCTATTTATAACGGgtacaaattaaaaaatcctCACAAACATGAATTATTGATCTTGTGTTTTGTTTATGTCATTTATGAGGTGTTCAGTGTTTACTTTTGAGTGATGAAATAACATAGAAATAATGCTACTATAGATTAATCTATCAAATAcattgaattaattattttcgaacttattcGATCATCACATTCTTAGAAATAGAGCAATATTGTTTTTCTAAATCTGATTTATTTTATAGAAATAAATGAAGATAAGATCACACACAGAAACCATCAGTCATCACTTGTTTCCTTTTGCTTTTTACGTGAAAAAACATAGCTTTGTGTTGAAATGGACTGTCTGCTTGCTTTGTATTGAAATTGAAATGTTAGGCAGACCCATCATTATTGGGCCTCAGCCTACCTCATGTGGCCCATTGAGAAAAGCCTGCTCAttactttttttgttttttttcttgaaCCCTTGTTTTCTCCACTGCAAGCCGCTAGAGAAAAAGTGTGTCGTGTGCATTGCAATTTGCATCTCAAGAGCCGCTACAGAAAAAGGTTTAAATtaatgagtggattttgaaaatagtctatatcttttagtaaacttaaaaattatctattaagataaaaatttaaaaaaatatccacacttaccattttactcCTTCAAACACTATCCTTTTAAAAATTTCCGTATTTCACAACCCAGTaaaattcacaacaagaatttttttgttgtgaattctagtagctgtgaatttgagttttaaagtttgaattcataactaaaaacattagttgtgaattcacaactagcaatagagttggttgtgaattcgatatttaaaactcgaattcacaactaacactagcaattcagccgtgaattcatcaaactggttgtgaattcgggaatttacaaccaaaacaactagttgtgatttcgagctttaaaactcgaattcacaaccggatttattttgattgtgaattcaagtagtcgtgaatttgaattttaaagattgaattcacaaccaaaataactaattgtgaattcgagctttaaaactcgaattcacaaccatgatttattttggttgtcgaattcataattagttattttggttgtgaattcaagtagtcatgaatttgaattttaaagtttgaattcacaactaaaacaattgtgaattcaaattttaaaaattgaattcacaacaaacaatagagttggttgtgaattcaagaacaattaattgtgaattcatagatctggttgtgaattcataattctaattgtgaatttaaaaatatcaagttgtgaattcatagatctgatcgTAAATTCAATAACATTAACCAAAAtattccaattaattaattatcaattatgagtttaattatgGCAGTGCCATGCGTTCAGCGGCGAGCTCGCCGGCCTTAGGCGATGAGATtcaagagagaaagagagatgtgaCGTGTATGTGCCCATGAATTAAAGACAGTTGCCGGAAGAGTTTAAATTAAAGCCACTTTTCTTTTCCAATTAGATGGGCTAAAGTAATAATGTTTCAGCTGTAAAAAGCATGACAAAACCAATATGCACATATACAGTTAAAACTCGACGAGACAAGTGTTAATGTAAATTGAAGAATATGATCCGTAATCAATTTGCAAATCTTTCACGGCGGTGGCATTGACAGCAGAACAGATCGAGAGGGAGGGAAGATCtgcgatgagagagagagagcaagagGAAAGAGAGATGAGCGGCGGCGGCATCGAACTTTCGCCGGtccaaggcggcggcggcagaataTATCGAGAGGGAGGGAAGATCTGCGATGAGAGAGAgcgagatgagagagagagagagagagagagagagaggagcggCGACGGCATTGAACCTTCGTCGGTCCAAGGTAGTGGCGGCAGAACAGATCGAGAGGGAGGGAAGCTgcgatgagagagagagcgagaggagagagagaaatatgagacagagaagatctctttttgatgttgtatatatgagtatttttttaattttaatcttagggCAGTTtaatcatttaacacaaaaagtgggtatttcttttaagtttttatttgagtgggtaaattttaaagttactaaaaaaaagtggctactttcatatattgactcttaatgtgtgtattttagttatTCATGTTATTGGATTATTTTGTGCTTTAGTGGAATTTAACATACACAATTAGATGATTTCTGATACAGGAATTGAAGATTTTGATGTCGATGAGATTCTATGAAAGaaatagaagaagaagatattGTTGGTGCAATTACTAATGAGCCTGAAAGAGTCGAAAATTGGCAAATTGATTTGGGCTAAAAGATTTTGATGTCGATGATATTATTGTTGGtgcaattacttttatttattttctttttctagtttagatttattttgagttttcaagaTTTGTTCTTTCAATTTCTGATAacatttttgtttattttatcatttgattattatttatgttttctttatt comes from Salvia miltiorrhiza cultivar Shanhuang (shh) chromosome 3, IMPLAD_Smil_shh, whole genome shotgun sequence and encodes:
- the LOC131017849 gene encoding putative late blight resistance protein homolog R1B-16; translated protein: MRSGANPPSRLAPPAKIDAIGLEPDVKAITERLFTDSKELHFIPIVGTGGIGKTTLAQTIYHDPLIVGKFDIRAWVTVSQDYSFGDIFKNLLISMKEFVREETSGLSNHEMAEKVYQTLIGRRYLIVIDDMWSEKTWDEVRNYFPDRGDGSRIILTTRLEDVAARADSSKKFHEMKFLGDDDSWDLLKKEVFKGRSYPPTLEKIGRKIAKSCGGLPLAIVVIAGLLSEVSRTEADWEQIANNINLAITAEEEKYAAILSLSYTNLPHHLRHCFLYMGAFPEDYEIPVSNLVKLWVAEGFVQSTLTKSPEEVAEGFLMDLIKRNLVLVKKRKSNGGIKSCGVHDLLRDLCLVRSLEENFLLYFMGKFVLPEIFEDQLRISVSYSDNLLEIDGSTIQTIICYQRSKIGSLEKFRLLSILDMVKADLPNHVFELLHLKHVALSSPTVIPSSISSLRNLETLIVYPTKPCMVTLPDEIWKMSRLRHLISSSFHPLPRLDGETPPLENLHTLSLVTNFVCSERMVEMIPNVKKLGICYIEGKLDDEYHLENLQRLDKLEKLKMEICSDFSLRPSLNPVFPEALKKLTLSGWHHPWEDLSIVGSLPNLQVLKLRNYACDGSIWKTSEGEFEELEFLLIDECNLEEWLMDSSHFPKLKSLVLQRCPSLAEIPDDFGYIPTLELIEVDGRNKSLVESAKRIQNEQETEYENYSIQVRY